The region TGGCCAAATGGTTCGCGCCGCTGAAGATGGCGCCCGAATCGCTGTCCTTGTCGAGCCGCTATGCGTGGACCGTCAAACTGAACAACGGCATGAGCGTGGCGCTGGGGCGCGAACAGAATCACACGACCCTGAAGGCAAGGGTGGACCGGCTGGTGGGCATCTATCCGCAACTGGCCAGCCGCCTGGACAATATCGACACCATCGACATGCGTTACCAGAATGGACTGGCCCTGAGTTCGGCCGGCCTGGTGATACCGGCCGAAGGCAAGGATGGCAGGCCGGCGCCGGCCATCCGGAAAAAAACCAGCAGTGCGACCAAAAAACCGGCTTGACCGAATAATCAAAGTAATTAAACCAATAGCCCAAAAAACTAGGCGACAGAAATGACAAAAGACGCGAAGAACCTGATCGTCGGCCTCGACATCGGCACCTCGAAAGTGGTGGCGGTGGTAGCCGAAGTGATGTCCGATGGACGCCACGAAGTGATCGGGCTGGGCCAGCACGAATCGAAGGGCCTGAAAAAAGGCGTGGTGGTCAATATCGAGGCCACGGTGGAGTCGATCCAGCGCGCGCTCGAAGAAGCCGAGCTGATGGCCGACTGCAAGATCCGCAATGTGTATGCCGGCATCGCGGGCAGCCATATCCGCAGCTTCAATTCGAGCGGCATGGTGGCCATCAAGGACAAGGAAGTGACGGCCACCGACGTGGCGCGCGTCATCGAGACGGCAAAAGCGGTTAACATTCCGACCGACCAGCAATTGCTGCATACGGTGCCGCAGGAATTCATCGTCGACAGCCAGGAAGATGTGCGCGAGCCGATCGGCATGAGCGGCATCCGCCTGGAGGTCAAGGTGCATATCGTCACCGGCGCCGTATCGGCGGTGCAGAACATCGTCAAGTGCGTGCGCCGCTGCGGCCTCGAAGTCTCCGACCTGATCCTGCAGCCGATGGCCTCGGCCGACGCGGTGCTGACCCCGGATGAAAAAGAGCTGGGCGTGGTCCTGATCGACATCGGCGGCGGTACCACCGACGTGGCGGTGTTTTCCGATGGCGCGATCCGCCATACGGCAGTGATCCCGATCGCCGGCGACCAGATCACCAACGACATCGCGATGGCCTTGCGCACCCCGACCGCGGAAGCGGAAGAGATCAAGATCCGCTACGGCGTGGCCAAGCAGGTGCTGGCCGATCCGGGCGAGTCGCTGGAAGTGCCGGGCCTGGGTGACCGTGGTCCGCGCAACCTGTCGCGCCAGGCGCTGGCGGCGGTGATCGAGCCGCGGGTGGAGGAGCTGTTCGCGATGGTGCACCAGGTGGTGCGCGAGTCGGGCTACGAGGGCGTGCTGTCGTCGGGCATCGTGCTGACGGGCGGCACGGCCATCATGCCTGGCATGGTGGAGATGGCGGAAGACATCTTTTTGAAACCGGCGCGCCTGGGCACGCCGGAGTATCGCGGCCAGCTGGCCGACGTGGTGCGCAGTCCGCGCTACGCGACTGTGCTGGGACTGCTGCTGGAAGCGAAAAAGCAATACCTGCGCGGGCATATCGTGACGCGCCAGGATGGCTCGGTGAAGGCAGTCTGGCAGCGCATGAAGGAATGGTTTTTAGGGAATTTTTAAGGGCCTGAAGTTCGCCCGGCGGTACAGGTTTTTTGGCGGCAGCGCAAATACATATAACTTATTTTAAATTTAACCGCAGTTTTCAATCTCCAGTTCTCCTAACGATATGAGGCCTGGCGCTTGGAAACCGCATTCTGATAGGAGCACATCATGGAGTTCGATATGGTCGATAACACAGCTTTAGGTACCGTCATCAAGGTAGTCGGCGTCGGCGGTGCGGGTGGCAATGCAGTTCAACACATGATCAACAAAGGCATGTCGGGCGTGGAGTTCATTGCCGCCAACACCGACGCTCAAGCCCTGTCGACGTCCAAGGCGCACAACATCATCCAGATCGGCGATACCGGCCTGGGCGCCGGGATGAAGCCGGCCGTCGGCCGCCAGCTGGCAGAGGAATCGCGCGCACGCATCGCCGATTCGCTGCGCGGCGCGCACATGGTGTTCATCGCCGCCGGCATGGGCGGCGGCACCGGCACCGGCGCCGCGCCGATCGTGGCCGAAGTGGCCAAGGAACTGGGCGCGCTGACGGTGGCCGTGGTCTCCAAGCCGTTCTCGTACGAAGGCCAGAAGTGCATGGACATCGCCGACGAAGGCCTGGAGCAGCTGTCCCTGCACGTCGATTCGCTGATCATCATCCTCAATGAAAAACTGGAAGAGATCTACGAAGACGAAAGCATGCTGGAATGGATGCAGCACGCCGACGATGTGCTCAACAACGCGGTGGCCGGCATTGCCGAGATCATCAACGTGCCGGGCCATATCAACGTCGACTTCAACGACGTGAAAACCATCATGGGCGAGCAGGGCAAGGCGATGATGGGTACCGCCACCGCTTCGGGCGTGGACCGCGCGCGCATCGCGGCCGAACAGGCGGTCGCCTCGCCGCTGCTGGACGGTATTGATCTGTCCGGCGCGCGCGGCGTGCTGGTCAACGTCACGGCCAGCCGTGGCCTGAAGGGCAAGGAGATCAAGGAAGTCATGGCGGCCGTGCGCGCCTTTGCGGCACCGGATGCGTCGATCGCGCAAGGTATCGCCTACGACGACGACATGGGCGACGATATCCGCGTCACCGTGGTGGCTACCGGCCTGGGCCGCGCCAAGAAAAACATCCAGCTGGTACCGCAGCAAGTGCTGCGCACCGGCACCCACAACAGCCCGCTGACCCCATCTGCTGCGATGGGCGCCGCGCAAACCGTGACCACCACGGTCGGCGCGGCCACGCCGGCGGCGGGCTTTGACGGCATGAAGGCGCCAGCCGTATGGCGCCGTGAAACCGCTTCCGAGCAGGTGCGCGCGATGGAAAAGAATGGCATGGAGACGTATGACATTCCAGCTTTCCTGCGCAAACAGGCTGATTGATTTCGTCCCGCATGGGGCGTGACTGCGGCGGCCTTTTGGCCGCCGTTTTCTTGATGTCAGCCTTTGCTTTCATGGGGGATTTCTGCACAAAGATGGCAAGTCAGGCATACTGTTGCGCAGCGTCGGCGGCAAGCCGGCTTTTCCCCATATAGTAAAAAGGAGTCACCATGACGATCAAGATCGGCGATACCCTGCCGGAAGGCACCCTGGCTGAATTCATCGAAACCGAAACCGAAGGCTGCGCGCTGGGACCGAACACGTTCAACGTGCAGGACCTGGCCAAGGGCAAGAAGATCGCCATCTTCGGCCTGCCAGGCGCGTTCACGCCAACCTGCTCGGCACAGCATGTGCCAGGTTATGTGCAGCACGCCGCAGCGCTGAAGGCCGCCGGCGTCGATGAAATCTGGTGCATCTCCGTCAACGACGCGTTCGTGATGGGCGCCTGGGGCCGTGACCAGAAGGCCACCGGCATCGTGCGCATGATGGGCGATGGCAATGCTGCCTACAGCAAGGCCCTGGGCCTGGACGCCGACTTCTCCAAGCACGGCATGGGCACGCGCTCGCAGCGCTACTCGCTGCTGGCCGACAACGGCGTGGTGACGCAATTGAACATCGAGCAGGGCGGCAAGTTTGAAGTGTCGAATGCCGAGACCTTGCTGGGCCAGTTGAAGTAATGTTGGATTCTGCGGCATTTGTTGGATTACGCGCTACGCGCTAATCCAACCTACGATGTAAAAAAACGGCGCCTTTGACGGCGCCGTTTTTTATTGCACCACCGGTTTTGTGGCCTCGAACAGGGCCGCGTCGATATCGAAGGAATAATCGCCTTGCAGCGCAAAATACTGGCGCGCTTCCTCGGGCGCCGCGTCGAACAGGTTGCGGATGGCGGCGATGCGCTGCTCCGGCGTGCGCATGCGCGCCACCCACTCGTCAAATTGCATGGTCAGCTTCCACACGCTGCGCAGGCTGTGCGCGAAACCGGCGTTATCGAACTTGGCGCCCCATTCGCAGGTACGGTAGTCGCGCACGTGCGAGCCGTCGCGCAGCAGTTCCACCGCCTGCAAGGTGGTGTCGTACAGGGCGGTTTTCGGCGCCACGATATCGACCACCAATAAAGTGCCGTTGGGGCGCAGCACGCGCCAGGCTTCGGCCAGCGCGCCGGCCACATCATTCCAGTGGTGGGCCGAAAAGCGCGTGACAACCATGTCGAAACTGGCGTCGGCGAACGGCAGGCTGGCCACGTCGCCCTGGCGCGTGCTGATATTGTCCAGGCCGCGCTGCACTTTGGCGTGTTCGACCACGTCCAGCATGGGCTGGGCCAGGTCGTAGGCGACGACAGACGCGGCCACCGGCGCGACGGCAAAGCTGGCGTGGCCGGCGCCGCAGCCCAGGTCCAGCACCTCGGGGCGGCCATGGCGGCGCGCCGCTTCCTGCATCAGTACCAGGTCGGCTCCTTGCGCGTGGACGGCGCTGCAGAGGTATGCGTTGGCGGTCTTGCCGAACTGCTCGGTAATGACATCGTGCTGTTGCATGGTTTGCTCCCGTAAGTGTTGGTGTACAGGCAGAATAGAGGCAGTTTTATCCTGTAACAAGACAAGAAGTTATACTGGTATATTGACTACCACCCAAGGACGCCATGTCGCACAAGCTTGCCGAATTCATCCGCGCCCGGCGCGAAGCCGTCACCCCCGCCATGGCCGGCCTGCCCGGTGGCGGACGGCGCCGCACGCCGGGCTTGCGCCGTGAAGAGCTGGCGCAGCTGGTTGACGTCAGCCCGACCTGGCTGACCTGGCTGGAGCAGGGGCGGCCCGTGTCGGCGTCGGCCAAGATGCTGGCGCGCCTGGCGCAGGTGCTGCAGCTGAGCACGGCCGAGCGGGCGTATCTGTTCGAGGTGGCCGACAAGGCCGATCCCGAGCATGGCGAGGCGCACGGGGGCGGTACCGGCAGCGAGGAGCTGGCCGCGATTGTCGCCGCCATCGATGCGCCGGCCTATATGCTGGACCAGCAGTGGAATGCGGTGGCCTGGAATGCGCCGGCGGCCGAGCTGTTTGCCGGCTGGCTCAACGTGGACCCGGCCGGGACGCCGAACCAGCTGCGCTTTATGTTCATGACACCGCAGGCAAGAACACTGATCGCCAACTGGCCCGAGCGCGCGCAGCGCCTGGTGGCCGAGTTTCGCGCCGATGTGGGACGCCATGCGGACCAGGCGCCGCTGGCCGGCTTGATCGCCGAACTGTCCGGCGCCAGCACGGAGTTTCGCCACTGGTGGGGCGCGCAGCAGGTGCTGGGGCGCGACGGCGGATTGCGCCGCTTCCAGCATCCGGCTCAAGGCGCGCTGGAGTTCAATCAGGTCACCCTGCACCTGGCGCGCCAGCATGAGGTGAAACTGGTGATGTTGTTGCCGGTGTCGTAACAGTCGCCGCCGCGCTTGTTATAATCCCCGCGACCGCGCGCTGCATCTGCACCTGCATCCGTCCCCGGTCCTGGCTCCGGCCGTCGCCATGATGACGGTTTCTCTCCTGCCAGGAGTTGCTTTGCCTTCCCATAATCCCAATCTGCGCAGCATCTACGCGATGCTGGCCGCCGCCGGCCTGTTTTCCCTGATGGATACAGCGATGAAGCTGCTGTCCGAAACCTATCCCGCGATGCAGGTCACTGCCTTGCGCGCGCTGTCGTCCTTGCCGCTGGTATGCCTGTATCTGCTGTACCGTGGCGCCTTCAAGCATGTGCTGAAGGTGCGCTGGCCGCTGCATTTTTTGCGCGGTGCGCTGGGCATCGCCATGATTACCCTGTTCGCCTATGGCCTGAAACGCCTGTCGCTGGCCGAAGCGTATTCGCTGTTCTTTATCGCGCCGCTGCTGATCACGGCGCTGTCGGTATTTATTTTGAAGGAGCGGGTCGACCTGGCGCGCTGGTGCGCGATCGCCGTGGGCCTGGGCGGCGTGCTGGTGGTGCTGCGCCCGGAAGGCGGCGACTTCCTGTCGCTGGCCGGCCTGGCCGTGCTGGCCGCGGCCGCCTGCTATGCCGTGTCGGCCATCACCGGCCGCATCCTCAGCCGCAGCGACGCCAGCGAAAGCATGGTGTTCTGGCTGATGATCATGATGGCGGCCGGCGGCGTGGCGCTGTCGTACCATGAATGGGTGGCGATCCGGCGCGAGGACTGGCTGCTGCTGGCCGGCTTGTCGGTCAGCGGTTTCCTGGGCCAGCTGGCGATCACGGAAGCGTTTCGCAGCGGCAAGGCGTCCAGCGTGGCGCCGTTCGAGTATTCGGCCCTGGCCTGGGGCATGGGCCTGGACTGGCTGCTGTGGCGCACCCTGCCCGACGAGTACACCATGCTCGGCGCGGCCATCATTATCGCCAGCGGCATCTATCTGGTGCGCAAGGAGGCGGCGCATATGGAAAGCGAACATCCTTGACGGGTGTAACAGTTTTTTTGCCGGCCAGCATTCCATGCCGCAACTGGCTATAATCGTGCCATGTTAAAACAACGCACCATCAAACAATCGGTCCGCACCATCGGTGTCGGCTTGCACTCCGGCACCAAGGTCGAACTGACCTTGAGCCCGGCCGCCATCGACACGGGCATCGTGTTTCGCCGCATCGACCTGGTGCCGGTGGTGGAGTTTCCCGCCAGCGCCATGGCGGTGGGCGACACGCGCATGGCGTCCGTGCTGATCAAGGACGGCGCCCGCGTCTCGACCGTGGAACACCTGATGTCGGCCGCGGCCGGCCTCGGCATCGACAATATGTATATCGACGTGAACGCGGAAGAAATTCCCATCATGGATGGTTCGGCTTCTTCTTTCGTGTTCCTGCTGCAACAGGCTGGCGTGGAAGAGCAGGCGGCGGCCAAGAAATTCATCAAGGTGATCAAGCCGGTGGAAGTGCGTCACGGTACCGGCGCGGCCGAAAAATGGGCGCGGCTGTCGCCCTATGACGGCTTCAAGCTCGATTTTTTCATCGAATTCAACCACCCGGCCGTCGACGGCACCATGCAGCGCGCCTCGGTCGACTTTGGCGACGTGTCCTATATCCATGACGTGGCGCGCGCGCGCACCTTCGGCTTCATGCAGGACGTGGAAAGCCTGCGCGGCATGGGCCTGGCCCGTGGCGGCTCGCTGGAAAACGCCATCGTGATGGACGAATACCGCATCCTGAACGCCGACGGCCTGCGCTACGAAGACGAATTCGTGCGCCATAAAATCCTCGACGCGATTGGCGATTTGTATTTGGTGGGCCATCCGCTGCTGGCCTATTACACGGCCCATAAATCGGGCCATGCGCTGAACAACCAGCTGCTGCTGGCGCTGCTGGAGCAGCCGGAGTCGTACGAGATCGTGTCGTTTGCCACCAATGAGGCGGCGCCACAGTCCTACCTGCGCCAGATGGAACGCGAGTGGTCGCTGACGTAGGTCGGATTAGGTGGGGCCGCCGAGGCCCTTCGGGCCGTAATCCGACAACATTGTTGGCGTCTGCGGTGTTGTCGGATTACGGCCTGCGCGCTAATCCGACCTTGTATTATTCCTCTCATGCGGTTGGTGGTGTTGCGAACAACATCGACCGCTGTCAAAATTCTTGATAGGCATATCAAGACCGGGTAACTGGATGCCGTATCCGCCCTTAGGCTCAAAGCCAGCGATGTAGATCTCGCACCAGTTACCCACCCTCCATGTCAAGATCGGACAGTATCTTTGGCACCGGCACGCCGGTAGCCCGCATTCACAAGGTAGATCGCAAGAGGACCACAGCATGTTTAATTTAGGAATCGACGTTGCCAAGGCCAAGCTGGACTGCGCACTGCGCCTGCCCAACGGCAAGCATCGTAACAAGGTAGTAGAAAACAATCACAAAGGATTTTCTGTACTGAGCGAATGGCTGCTCAAGCATGATGCCGGCAGCCCGAGAGTATGTATGGAAGCGACTGGCACTTACTGGGAAGGGGTTGCCGAATATCTGGCCGGACTTGGCATGGTGGTCAGTGTCATCAATCCGGCACAGATCAAGGCCTTTGGCGCCTCGCGCATGGTGCGCACCAAGACCGACAAGGTCGATGCGCAGTTGATTGCCGACTTTGCCCATGAGCGCCAACCGGAGCCGTGGACAGCGCCGTCGCCCGCCGCGCAGGCACTGCGCGCCTTGGTGCTGCGCCTCGAAGCGGTGCAAGCGATGCGGTTGCAGGAAACGAATCGGCTCGACGTCGCTCGAGAAGCGGTCCGCCAGGGTATCGAGGATCACATTGCCTGGCTCGACAAAGAAATCAAGGAACTCATTCGCGCCATCAAGCGCCATATCGACGATGATCCGGATTTACGCGACAAGCGCGAGCTGCTCGACAGCATCCCTGGCCTGGGTGAGCGCACGATACCAGTGTTGCTGTCGTACTATGCCGATACCGAGCGCTTCGACAACGCCAAGCAAGCCGTGGCGTTTGCGGGACTTGACCCGCGCCAGCACGAGTCAGGATCGAGCGTACGTGGCAAGCCACGCATGTCGAAGATTGGTCACAGTTTCCTGCGAAAAGCGCTGTACATGCCGGCCATGGTAACCGTATACAGGACACCATGGGGCCAGCGCTTTGGCCAGCGGCTCAGCGCTGCCGGCAAGGCACCGAAACTGATCATCGGCGCCATGATGCGCAAGCTGGTGCATGTGGCATTCGGCGTGCTCAGGTCGGGAAAAATATTTGATCCGACCTTGCACGCCGCTTGACGGGGGATAACAGTATCTACGTGCTGCTGCCTGGCGCTCCTAATCTTTAGCTTCGCGGTGATGCCGCACCAGCCTGCGCAGCGCCGCGATCAGCTGATCGTTCTGTTTCGACGCCGGCAGCGCCGTGCTCAATTCTTCCAGCGCCGACATGGCTTTTTCCGGCAACACCAGCGCCCGCGTATGAACGATGGGCGCGATGCTTTTGGTCACCTGCACCTTGAGCTTGATGCCCGCAATCTGCCAGCCTTTTCTTTCCAGTTCCCCTTGCAGTTTCGGCAGTTGCTGCTTGAGCTTGGCCGCCAGCGCGGCGTTCGGTATGGCCAGCACCAGCTGGCCCGCTTCGAACTGCAGGATATCGCAGTGCTCGAACATGGCCGGCAAGGCCTGGGCGCAATCTTTTTGCAGGGCGGCCAGGCGCTTGACGGTGGGCATCAGGGACGCCATCGTCGCGTTGCCGCGCAAGAAATCGGTGGCGCCCGTGACGGCCGGGCCCGGGCGGGCAAAGCCGTAGCTGCGGCGCGGTGCCGGCGAGTAAGTGGGATTTCGCATGGCCGAAACATAGCACACTCGCCCGCGCATGGCGAGGGCGGCAGTCGCCTGCGATGGGGCCATACCGTGCGCAAAATGTCCGCAATTTCCCTGCATTGTTTGTCTTAAAGCTATTGTTATATAGTGCATGATCCCAACCTTGGGGGGAACGCATGATAAAATCATCGTCTTTTGCCATAGTCGAACTCCGTGCGGTCATGCGATTGTCACCTCGCTGTCAGCTACCGAGCTTTTTTTAACGGCGTTTTTTCAAGAATTCAAGCATGTCATTACTGACCCAGATTTTCGGTAGCCGCAACCAGCGGCTGCTCAAGCAATACCAAAAAACGGTACGCGAGATCAACGCGCTCGAGCCGGTCATCGAAAAGCTGTCGGATGCCGAGCTGCAAGCGAAGACGCCTGCCTTCAAGGAACGCATCGCCGGTGGCGAATCGCTCGACGCCCTGCTGCCGGAGGCGTTTGCCGTCTGCCGCGAAGCGTCCAAGCGCGTGCTGCGCATGCGCCACTTCGACGTGCAGATGATAGGCGGGATGGTCCTGCACTATGGCAAGATCGCCGAGATGGGCACGGGCGAGGGCAAGACCCTGATGGCAACCCTGCCAGCCTACCTGAACGCCTTGTCGGGCAAGGGCGTGCACATCGTCACCGTCAATGATTACCTGGCACAGCGCGACGCCGAGACCATGGGCCGCTTGTACGCCTGGCTGGGCCTGTCGACCGGCGTGAACATGTCGCAGATGGAGCACAGCGCCAAGCAGCAGGCCTACAACTCCGACATCACCTACGGCACCAACAACGAATTCGGCTTCGACTTCCTGCGCGACAATATGGTGTACGAAGCGCGCGACCGCGTGCAGCGCGCGCTGAACTTCGGCATCGTCGATGAAGTCGACTCGATCCTGATCGATGAAGCGCGTACCCCTTTGATCATTTCCGGCCAGGCCGAGAGCCATACCGACCTGTACCACAAGATCAATGAAGTGCCAGGCTTGCTGACGTTGCAGATCGGCGAAGAAACGCCGGACGGCAAGGGCAAAGTGGAAGTCCCTGGCGACTACACCAAGGATGAAAAAGCGCACCAGGTGCTGCTGACCGAAGCCGGCCACGAAAAGGCCGAGCGCATCATGACCGAACTGGGTCTGCTGCCGGAAGGCGCCTCGCTGTACGATTCGGCGAATATCTCGCTGGTGCACCACATGTATGCGGCGCTGCGCGCCCATGCGCTGTACTTCAAGGATCAGCACTATGTGGTGCAGAACAATGAAGTCGTGATCGTCGATGAATTCACGGGCCGCCTGATGACGGGCCGCCGCTGGTCCGATGGCCTGCACCAGGCCGTCGAAGCGAAAGAGGGCGTGAAGATCCAGAACGAGAACCAGACCCTGGCCTCGATCACCTTCCAGAACTACTTCCGCATGTACGCCAAGCTGGCCGGCATGACCGGCACGGCCGATACCGAAGCCTACGAATTCCAGGAGATCTACGGCCTGGAAACGGTGGTGATTCCGCAAAACCGTCCGCTGCAGCGCAAGGACCGCCAGGACCAGGTCTACAAATCGTCGGCGGAAAAATACAATGCGATGGTGATCGATATCCGCGACTGCTACGAGCGCGGCCAGCCGGTGCTGGTGGGCACCACCTCGATCGAGAACTCGGAGCTGCTGTCCGGCATCCTGGACAAGGCCAAGCTGCCGCATAACGTGCTGAACGCCAAGCAGCATGCGCGCGAAGCGGAAATCATCGCCCAGGCCGGCCGTCCGAAAGCCATTACCATCGCCACCAACATGGCCGGTCGCGGTACCGACATCGTGTTGGGCGGTAACGTCGAAAACCAGATCAAGTTCATCGAAGCCAATGCCGAACTGAGCGACGCCGACAAGGCATCGCAGTCGCAGACGCTGCGCGATGAATGGCAGTCGCTGCACGACCACGTGGTCAATGCGGGCGGCCTGCACATCATCGGCACCGAACGCCACGAATCGCGCCGGGTCGACAATCAATTGCGTGGCCGTGCCGGCCGCCAGGGCGATCCGGGTTCGTCGCGCTTCTACCTGTCGCTCGACGACGCGCTGCTGCGCATCTTCGCCGGCGACCGCGTGCGCGCCGTGATGGACCGCCTGAAAATGCCGGAAGGCGAACCGATCGAAGCGGGCATCGTCTCGCGCTCGATCGAGTCGGCCCAGCGCAAGGTGGAAGCGCGCAACTTCGACATCCGCAAGCAATTGCTGGAATACGATGATGTCGCCAACGACCAGCGCAAGGTGATCTACCAGCAGCGTAACGAGCTGCTGGAAACGACCGACATTTCCGAAATGATCGCCTCGCTGCGCCACGGCGTGTTCACCGACCTGGTGCACGCTTACGTGCCGCAGGAATCGGTGGAAGAGCAGTGGGACATCAAGGGCCTGGAAACCGTGCTGGCCAGCGACTGGCAGCTCGACATTCCGCTGCAGCAGCTGCTGGCGGCCGATGCCAGCCTGACCGACGAAGAGATCGTTGAAAAAGTGCTGGTGGCAGCCGATGCCGTGTACCAGTCGAAGATCGATATCGTCGGCAAGGAATCGTTCGGCGGCTTCGAGCGCAATGTCATGCTGCAAAGCGTGGACAGCCACTGGCGTGAACACCTGGCGGCGCTGGACCACCTGCGCCAGGGCATCCACCTGCGCGGCTATGCGCAGAAGAACCCGAAACAGGAATACAAGCGCGAAGCGTTCGAACTCTTCGGCATGATGCTCGACATGATCAAGAACGACGTCACCAAGCACGTGATGACGGTGCGCATCCAGTCGCGCGAAGAAGTCGATGCGGCCGAAGCGGCGATGCAGCAGTCGCACGTGGAAAACGTGCACTACCAGCACGCCGAATTCGATCCGAACGCGGCGCCGGAAGAATTGCTGGCGCCTACGGCTGGCGACAACAGCAGCGACCAGTATGTCGACGACATGAGCGTGAGCATGGGCGTCAAGGTCGGCCGCAACGATCCATGCCCTTGCGGCAGCGGCAAGAAATATAAAGCCTGCCACGGCAAGCTGGCATAAAGGCGGTTTGACAGCCTGAACAAAAACGGAGACCGCGGTCTCCGTTTTTTTTGTCCGTGGGTCCGGTGCGCCGCATGGTCAGCGCTGGCGCGAAGGCGCTACAATAGCGCTTCCTTTTCCCCTCGCAGAAGAACTCATATGGCCGTCAATTCTCCCAAGCCCGTCGCCGCCGACCTGAAAGCCGTCGCCGGTATTGAAATCGGTGTTGCCGAAGCCGGCATCAAGAAGCCGAACCGCAAGGATTTGCTGGTATTGAAGCTGGCGCCGACCGCCACCGTGGCCGGCGTGTTTACCTTGAACCGCTTCTGCGCCGCGCCGGTGCAGATCTCGAAAGCCAACCTGGCGGCCGTCACCGCCGGCGCCGCGCCGATCCGCGCGCTGCTGGTCAACACCGGCAATGCCAATGCGGGCACGGGTGAATCGGGCCTGGCCGCCGCCCAGGACAGCTGCGCCGCGCTGGCCGAGTTGCTGGGCTGCACGCCGCAGCAGATCCTGCCGTTTTCCACCGGCGTGATCCTCGAACCCCTGCCGGTACAGCGCCTGGTGGCCGGCCTGCCGCAAGCCGTCGCCGCACTCACGCAAGATAACTGGTTCTCGGCGGCCGAAGCCATCATGACCACCGACACGCAGCCGAAAGCCGGTTCGCGCACGGTCACCATCGAGGGCCATACGGTCACCCTGACCGGCATCAGCAAGGGCGCCGGCATGATCAAGCCGAACATGGCCACCATGCTCGGTTTCCTGGCATTCGACGCCACTGTGGCCCAGCCGGTGCTCGATCAACTGGTCAAGCAGGCGGCCGACAAATCGTTCAACTGCATCACCATCGACGGCGACACGTCCACCAATGACTCCTTCATGCTGGTCGCCACCGGCGCCGGCAGCCTGGTGATCGACTCGGTCGATGCGCCCGGCTACGCCGCACTGGCCGCCGCCGTCACCGAACTGTCGACCTTTCTCGCGCAAGCCATCGTGCGCGACGGCGAAGGCGCGACCAAGTTCATGACCGTGACCGTGGAAGACGGCCGCAGCATGGAAGAGTGCCGCAAGATCGCTTATTCGATCGCCCATTCGCCGCTGGTAAAAACCGCGTTCTTTGCCTCCGACCCGAACCTGGGCCGCATCCTGGCCGCCATCGGTTATGCCGGCGTGGACGACCTGGACGTCAGCCTGCTGAACCTGTACCTGGACGATGTATGGGTGGCCAAGAATGGCGGCCGCAATCCCGACTACCAGGAGCAGGACGGCCAGCGCGTGATGCAGCAAAGCGAAATCACCATCCGCGTGAAACTGGCGCGCGGCGATGCTGCTGCCACCGTCTGGACCTGCGACCTGTCGCATGATTACGTGTCGATCAACGCCGACTACCGTTCATGACCGGCCTCGAACAATTCCTGCAGCGCGCGGAAAGCCTGCTGGCGCGCGTGGAGGCGATCCTGCCGGCCGCCACGCCGGCCGTCGACTGGAACAGTTTTGCCTTTCGCTGGCGCCGGCGGCAGGGCGCCGCCAGCCATCTGCAGGCGGTGGCCCATGTGTCGAACATCGCACTCGATGACCTGCACAATATCGGCACGCAAAAGGCCCAGATCGAGCAGAACACGCGCCAGTTCGTCAGTGGCCGGCCGGCCAACAATGTGCTGCTGACGGGCGC is a window of Janthinobacterium sp. J1-1 DNA encoding:
- the argJ gene encoding bifunctional glutamate N-acetyltransferase/amino-acid acetyltransferase ArgJ is translated as MAVNSPKPVAADLKAVAGIEIGVAEAGIKKPNRKDLLVLKLAPTATVAGVFTLNRFCAAPVQISKANLAAVTAGAAPIRALLVNTGNANAGTGESGLAAAQDSCAALAELLGCTPQQILPFSTGVILEPLPVQRLVAGLPQAVAALTQDNWFSAAEAIMTTDTQPKAGSRTVTIEGHTVTLTGISKGAGMIKPNMATMLGFLAFDATVAQPVLDQLVKQAADKSFNCITIDGDTSTNDSFMLVATGAGSLVIDSVDAPGYAALAAAVTELSTFLAQAIVRDGEGATKFMTVTVEDGRSMEECRKIAYSIAHSPLVKTAFFASDPNLGRILAAIGYAGVDDLDVSLLNLYLDDVWVAKNGGRNPDYQEQDGQRVMQQSEITIRVKLARGDAAATVWTCDLSHDYVSINADYRS